Within the Acidimicrobiales bacterium genome, the region TGCCGTACAGGCGGCCATCTTCGATGACGGGTGTCCACGGGCCCTTACCGTCGTCCCAACCCTGCATCTCGGGTTGCTTGTCGAGATGCCCGTACAGCAGCACCGTCTTGTCCGACAGCGCGTCGGGATGTGCGGGGATCTCGCACACTATGACCGGGGTTGCACCCTCGAGCGGGACGACATCCACACTCATTCCCTCGATGTTGCGGGCCGACGCCCAACGGGCGAACATCTCGACGACCTGGTCCATGTGACCGTGCTCGGCCCAGGCGGGATCGAACGCCTGGCTCAGGTTGGGCACCTCGATGTAGTCGCACAAGGTCGGCACGACGTCCTGGGCCCAGACGGAATCGATGTAGGCGGTGAGGTCTTGGCTTCTCATCTCGGCGCTCTCGGCTAGACGAAGGGTTCACGAGAAATAGGAAACCCCGAGCCACTTCATCCTGGCGTGACCTTCACAGGTGACGGTTCGGATGCCGCAGTCGGACGGGCCGCGGGGCTCGGGGTTCCGGTGGTCCGGGTTGGAGTCGCCACCTGGACCCGACCAGAGGTCGGATCGGAGACAACCCACGTGGCGGGTGCCTCAGCGCCCGGCCACCTCCAAGGTCCTAGAGTCTGAATGCATGTAGGGACCACCTCCTTTCTCTGGTTCCGCGATGCTGACACACAAAACTCGCCGATGCGAGTCGGTTTGTGGTCGGGGCCAGGGCGGTCAGCCCACCCAGCTGCGATATTTGTCGGTGAACAGTGCCGGCGAGCCCCCGGTTGCCACGAACACGATGTGCCGATCCTCGATCTGGCCCTGATCGGCCAGGCTCATCAGCCCGCCGAATGCCTTGCCCGAGTACACCGGATCGAGCAAGACCCCGGCGTGTCGCAGGACCAAGCCGATCGCCTCGCGAGTCAGGTCGGTACGCGCCCCATAACCCCGGCCCACAAAACCCTGCGCGACCCGTGGCACGCCCACCGGTTCGGGGCGCCCGGCCAGAGCTGCGGTGTCGGAAGCCAGCTTGGCGACCTTTGCGGCAACGCCCGAGACGGCGCCGACGTCTACGGCAAGAACCCTGTCGTGGTCTGCGAACCCCGCTACCAGCCCGGCATGGGTGCCGCCGGACCCCTCGGCGTGCACCACCAGGCTGTCGGGTGGCGCCTGCTGCCCTATCTCGTCGGCGGCTTCGACATAGCCGAGGCACCCAACCGGGCTAGACCCGCCCAGAGGCACCAGGTACCGGTCTGGCGCCTCAGCGGCCACCTCGGCAATGGCCTGCTCGAGGTCGTCGGAATAGCCGTCGCCGGTGAACACCAGGTCTGCGCCCGCAATTCGATCGAGCACGAGGTTTCCCTCGGGCACCTGCGGCTCGGCGCCACCCAACACGGCCACACAACGCAGGCCGTTCATCGCCGCGGCCACCGCCGTCATGCGCACGTGGTTGCTCTGAGCAGCGCCCCCGGTGACCAGTGTCGTGGCGCCCGCCGCGATCGCGTCGGCACACAAGTACTCGAGCTTGCGAGCCTTGTTACCCCCACCGGCGATGGCCGTGAGGTCGTCTCGTTTGATGAACAGCCGGCCCGGCTCGAGGCCGATCGCCTTTGCCAGCGCATCGCAACGCTGCAACGGGGTTGGAAGTCCGGCGAATCGCAAGGGTTCGACTGTCATGGGCCGACGCTACCCGGCGACCAGAGCGCGTCCCTCGATCGGATTCACATCACTTTCGCGAACCGCCCGGCGGTCGACGAGTCGAACGAGGAGGAGGCGCCCGAACGGGCTCCGGAGGGGTCTATACAGATGAATTCGAATCAACAGGCGACCGGCTGATGGGACGCTGCTACGACTTCGGGGTGTCAATCGACCCCAGTTCGGAACGGGCCATGGTCGTTGCACCAGAGGGCGGGCGCTGCGTCTGCCCGTCGAGCGGTGCAGTTTGCGTCGGCCGCTTTGCCGGTTGCTCACAGATCCTCTCCCAACCGGGGAGGGTTCCGCCGAACGCCCCGGCATGGGCACTGGACCCAGCGCCCGTGGCCGTGCGGGCTGAACCACAACGGATTCCGGCCGCGGTCGGAGCGGCCGTCGGTGCCGGGGCCTCAGCCCACTTTGGTCGCACCGATCACTTCGACCTCAAACCGGAGGCCGACCTCGAGATCGCACCAATCCCTAGCCGGTACGCCGCCGTACCCGCCAACGATCGGCCGGTCGACGTGAACGGTTCACGCCCGGTTTCGGTCGACGACTTGGCCGAGGCGGTTGTACACCTTCGCGAGTCGATGGCTCAGAACACCCCCGTGGTCGAACAGATCGCTGACCTGCTCGCCGAGCAGGAGGCGTTGCGGAGATCGTTCGGACGTGTGGACGAAGCCCTGGATCGCATGTCGCGGCTCGAGTCCGCCGTCGACAGGCTCACCTCGACCGTCCAGTCGTTTCGAGACGACATCGAAGAACAAGCGGGCACCCCCGACCAGCTCACGCGAGTACAGGCCTCGATAGAGCGCCTCACCAAGGCGGTGATCGAGGGCAACGAACAACGCACGCGACCTCAACAGGTGTCGCCGCTGGCGTTCGAGACGCTGCAGGAGACCGTCGACAACACGGCCACGATGTCGATCGCCATGCGAAACGAGCTCGTCGAATTGGTCGATGCGCAGGCCCGGGAAACACATGCCCTTCGTAGGCAGCTCACCGAGTTGATGAGACGCACCGTCGAGTCGACAGACCGCATTGCGCAACCGATGCCAGATACCGACGACATCGCCAGGCAGATCGCGTCACTGAGCGACGACGTCGCGCGGCTGCACACGGGTTCCGAACTGGTCACAGCTACCGAGCTGGCTGCCACGATCAACACCCTGCGAGGAGCAGGGATAGAGGACATCTCGGCCGCCCACCTGGTGCACTCGTTCCAGGTGGACGTCCGCGAGCTGCGCAACGAAATCGCAGATCTGAAGGGGCAGTTGGCAGCCGTCGGTGCGGCCGAACCCAACGGCTGAAGGAGCTGAGCGATGACAACCTCGGTCGGGTACCCAATCGACACCGGCTGGCCTACCTGGACCAGGTTCGCGCTCTGCGAGGCAGACTTCGACCGTGCCATCAGGCGACTCGAACCCCAGCGCCCGTTCGACCGTTGGGTCACGAATCTCAAGCATCGGGTGCTCAGTGGCACTGGGTTCCCTCCGCTGGATCGGGCCAAGCGGTGGGACGAAGCCAACGTCGTCGAGTTGCTGAGCTATTGGGACAGGAACCTCTCGATGCTCGACTGCGGTGCGTACAACTCGCCCGCACCGTGGGCTGCCTCGCGTGTGGGCGTGCGAAGGGTGGCAGGCATCGATCTCAACCCGAGGGTGCCGATGTCGCCCAGGTCGGCCCATGTGACCTACTCGTGCCAGAACATGATGGCCACCGCCTACCACGACCACACCTTCGACCTGATCGTGGCCGGTTCGGTCGTCGAGCACGGAGTCGACTGGAACCGGTGGTTGGCGGAATGCCGCCGGATAGTCAAGCCCGGCGGGCTCGTGTATGTGTCGACCGACTTGGTCGCCGAACACGCCCGCACGGAAGGTCTGACCGCATTCGGGCTCCCCTGGACGCCCCTGAGGCCCAGCGAAATCGCACCCATGGCGGACGTATTCGCACTCAACGGCTTCTTCGTGGAAGCCGTTGATCCGCCGAAGTTGCCCCAAACCCTTCCGGTCGAGTTCCTGGGCGTAGGAATCGGGTTCGTGGCCTTTGCGGCCCGCGCCGTTTGAGGTCGCCCGTGCGCATCACTCTGGTAACCGCACACTTTCCTCCCCGGCTCTCGGGACACGCAGACTTCAGCGGCCTGCTGGCCCACGCTCTGGCAGAGCGCGGTCTCGACGTCAACGTGGTTGTGCTGGGCCAAGACCAGGTGGTCGAATTTGGCGACTGCGCGGTGAAGTCGGGTCCGCTTCCGCGGGGCCTGCGCTCGCTTCGGGGCGCTGTCGACAGCATCGAGAGCACCAGCCCTGATGTGGTGCTGCTTCAGTTCGAGGCCCACGCGTTTGATCTCAGATGGGCGCCACACCTGCTGCCGGCCGCGCTGCGCCGCCGGGGCCATCGGGTTGTGATGACGTATCACGAGCTGTGGAAGCCGGGGCGCTTCGGTGCCCTACCCAAGGCAATACTGCTCAACTCGGCTCACCGGGTGATCACGTTCAGCCACTGGCATGCTGCCGGCGTTCGACGGTTCCGTCGCTTCGGCACTCCACCAGACATCGTCGCTTGCGGTTCCAACATCGTGAAACCCGTCGTCTCCGACCGGCGCCTGCTGCGAGCGCGATACGGCATTGAGGCTTCGACGGTGCTGTTCACTTTCTTCGGTTTCGTGATGCGCGAGCATCGGGTGCTCGAGCTGCTGGAGGCACTGGCCGCCGTGCGCACCACAGGGATAGACGCTCGTCTGCAGGTGATCGGCAGGTTCGATCCCACGATCGACGGCTATCACCAGCAGCTGGTGGCTAAAGCCAGGCAGCTCGGCCTGGGCGAAGCCGTGACCTGGCATGGGCGAGTCGAGGACGACCAGGCGGTGGCCCGGCTGATCGCCATCAGCGACGCAGGTGTGTTGCCGTACGACACTGGCGTTGGCGAGAACAATGGCGCCTTTTCGGCATTCGCACACCACGGGATCGCCACGGTGACCACGCGAGGCGAGCGCTCTGGGCTGATGGAGGAGCTGGAGGTTGCCGTGTTCACGACCCCAGACGTCGGCGGGCTGACCGAAGCCATGTTGTGCGTTGCACGAGACGACCAACAACGCGAGCTGGTGGCCAAGCGGGCCGCCGACTGGGCACAGAGACGGTCTTGGGACGTCGTGGGCCAGGCCTACGAGCGGCTGCTGACATCAGACCCCGCCCCATTGGAGGTGTTGTGAACCCTGAACTTTGCGAACGTCCAGGGATGGCGGTCGGGGTCTTCGGCCTGACCGAACGAGACCTGCCCGCCACCGGCATCGACGGGGTCGCGGTATGGCCTGTCATCGGGTCTTCTCCGGCGCGAAAAGGCGCCGGAGCGATAGCTCGCATCCGACGCCATCTCGCTTGGTGGTCGATGAGGCTCAAGGCCACTGAGATGGACGACCTGGTGTTGGTCGATCCGCCCACCTGGGCGCGCCGCTCGGTCGAAAGACGTCGCACGCGCTGTGGTCTGACCCCCGCCCGGCAGTTGCCGGCGTCAGCCGTGCTGGCTGGGGCTGCAGGCCTTGGTGCTGGGGGCGTCACACCCCCGGCGCGCTAGAGCGATCAGCCCTCTTCGCCGTCGATCTTGTCGACTGCGTCCTTGATCGCGTCCGGCACCTTGCCGCCGGTCATCTCATCGACCTTGTCGACGGCTGCCTCGGCGGCGTCCCCGATCTTGTCGCGAGCATCTTCAGCCATGTCCTTGGCCTTGTCGAACAGACCCATGATGGTCCTTTCCGTCGTGGCGCTCTGCGCCTGCCTTCGACAAAGTGTCTACCAGCCCCAGAAGCCGGTGACACCCGCCGAGATCTCGCGCGACCCAAGGTCACCAGACCACCACCCGGTGTGAGTTCGACGCAGGCACTGCATCGACCAGGAGTCACCCTGAGCGTTGTGTCGGCTGTTGGGCAGAGGGGACCAGCCTCGACTTCACGGCCATGAAGTATCGCTCGACACATCGGTGGCTGAGCACGGCGGCCGCCAAGCTGAGGGCGAACTGGATCAACACCAGGTATCGGTATGCCAGCTGTGGGGCTGCGTCTTTCACCAACTCGAACACCGGCACGTGCCACAGGTAGAGCCCATAGGACAGCGAACCAACCCACACGAGCAGCCTGTGGCCAAGCAGCTGGGTCACCGCCGAGCCCGAATCGGAGGCGAGTTGGGCGATCACCAGGGCGCAGCCGAGGATCACCACGGGAAGCCCGGCCACGTAGACCCACCCAGACGAGGTCGACGCGAAGGCGGCGATCGAGGTCAAACCGGCGCCCACCAGCAGCGGCACGTGGCGCCACCGATGGGCCCAGCGAGCCAGGGCGTCTTGCCTGATGCGGGTTGTGATCAAGGCAGTGAGGCACCCGACTAGCAGGGCGTCCGCCCTGGTGTGGAAGGCAAAGTAGACCTGGTCGACATCGTGGGTTGCCAGCCAGGTGATGGCGCGCACCAAGGCCACCGCGCCACTGACGATGGCCAA harbors:
- a CDS encoding pyridoxal-phosphate dependent enzyme — encoded protein: MTVEPLRFAGLPTPLQRCDALAKAIGLEPGRLFIKRDDLTAIAGGGNKARKLEYLCADAIAAGATTLVTGGAAQSNHVRMTAVAAAMNGLRCVAVLGGAEPQVPEGNLVLDRIAGADLVFTGDGYSDDLEQAIAEVAAEAPDRYLVPLGGSSPVGCLGYVEAADEIGQQAPPDSLVVHAEGSGGTHAGLVAGFADHDRVLAVDVGAVSGVAAKVAKLASDTAALAGRPEPVGVPRVAQGFVGRGYGARTDLTREAIGLVLRHAGVLLDPVYSGKAFGGLMSLADQGQIEDRHIVFVATGGSPALFTDKYRSWVG
- a CDS encoding methyltransferase domain-containing protein, producing MTTSVGYPIDTGWPTWTRFALCEADFDRAIRRLEPQRPFDRWVTNLKHRVLSGTGFPPLDRAKRWDEANVVELLSYWDRNLSMLDCGAYNSPAPWAASRVGVRRVAGIDLNPRVPMSPRSAHVTYSCQNMMATAYHDHTFDLIVAGSVVEHGVDWNRWLAECRRIVKPGGLVYVSTDLVAEHARTEGLTAFGLPWTPLRPSEIAPMADVFALNGFFVEAVDPPKLPQTLPVEFLGVGIGFVAFAARAV
- a CDS encoding glycosyltransferase, producing MRITLVTAHFPPRLSGHADFSGLLAHALAERGLDVNVVVLGQDQVVEFGDCAVKSGPLPRGLRSLRGAVDSIESTSPDVVLLQFEAHAFDLRWAPHLLPAALRRRGHRVVMTYHELWKPGRFGALPKAILLNSAHRVITFSHWHAAGVRRFRRFGTPPDIVACGSNIVKPVVSDRRLLRARYGIEASTVLFTFFGFVMREHRVLELLEALAAVRTTGIDARLQVIGRFDPTIDGYHQQLVAKARQLGLGEAVTWHGRVEDDQAVARLIAISDAGVLPYDTGVGENNGAFSAFAHHGIATVTTRGERSGLMEELEVAVFTTPDVGGLTEAMLCVARDDQQRELVAKRAADWAQRRSWDVVGQAYERLLTSDPAPLEVL
- a CDS encoding antitoxin yields the protein MGLFDKAKDMAEDARDKIGDAAEAAVDKVDEMTGGKVPDAIKDAVDKIDGEEG